GCGGATGAGGGGGATTTCTACGAGATCCAGAAGGATTACGCGGGCAATATCATTACCGGCTTCATCCGTCTGGAAGGTCAGACCGTGGGCGTGGTGGCGAACCAGCCGATGGTGCTGGCGGGCTGTCTGGACATCGACAGTTCGCGCAAGGCGGCGCGTTTCGTGCGTTTCTGTGACTGTTTCGAAATTCCGATCCTGACCTTTGTCGATGTTCCGGGCTTCCTGCCGGGCACCTCGCAGGAATATAACGGCGTGATCAAACATGGCGCGAAGCTGCTCTTCGCTTATGGGGAAGCGACCGTGCCGAAAGTGACGGTGATCACCCGTAAAGCCTATGGCGGGGCTTATGACGTGATGAGCTCGAAACACCTCAAGGGCGATTTCAACTACGCCTGGCCGACGGCAGAGATCGCCGTTATGGGAGCGAAAGGGGCGGTCGAGATCCTTTACCGTTCGGAACTGGGCGAGCCCGAGAAGATTGCCGATCGCGTCAAGAACTACGAAGACCGTTTCGCCAATCCGTTCGTTGCCGCCGAGAAAGGCTTCATCGACGAGGTTATCCAGCCGCGGTCTACTCGCCGCCGTGTGGCCCGTGCCTTCGCGTCGCTACGTTCCAAAAAACGTAGCATGCCCATGAAGAAACACGACAATATTCCGTTGTAAGAGGGCATGATGCGGTTCCGGTGCGGCGGGCTTGTTGCAGTATGTCTTGGGATGCTGTGTGTCGGGCCTGTCGCGCTGGCCGATGGCGGGGCCACGCGTGGCGTGGTTGTCGCCGTGCCTTCGGGGGCGCATGTGGAATGGCTGCAAAGCCAGACCGATGCCAGCGGCCCCGATGGTCTGACCCTTCGCCATTTCTTTCTCGCGCCGGATCTGGCGCGGGAAGATCCCGATGTCGCTCTGACGGATATGCAGGCGCTTTGCGAACAGTTTGCGCTGCCGCATCTGTCGTCTGTCGGGCCCCAGCCCCAGCAGATCGTCATCTCCCTTTCTGATCGTCCTGTTGCCTTTGGTGATAGCGATCCCGAGGCAACGCAACTCTTCGCGGGCTATGCGATTTCGCCTCCTCACTGTGTGGAAGAAATGTTCTGATGCTTGATCGGCGGGAAAGTGATGATGCGATTGTGATGCCTCTGGGCAAGCGCATAGAATCTGCTACGCTTTGCGCGGGCCGCTTCGGCTCGGGGCTGCTGATCGCACAGGATTATCTGTCTGATATCACGGCCTCCTTCCCAGCCATCGTCACTCCGTTGCGGATGCGTTCCCTCGGCGTGAAAAGGAGAAGAACATGTCGACCAAACTCATTCTCGCTCTCGGTCTTGTCGGTTTCATGGCAGCCTGCGCCCCCAAGCCGGAGCCGCAGCCCGTTATGCAAGAGCCCGTCACCACGGAGCCGGTCTACCACAGCAAGCTCTGACCTTGCAGGCGGGCAGGGGCCTTCCCCTGCCTGCCCCCCTTTTCCGGTGCTTTCGGCATTTGCCGGAAAACTGGGACGGACAGCGCCTTTAATAGTGTTTATGAGGAACAGGCCCGCGCATTTGCGTCCGGCACTGACCCATAGCATGGCACGAGCCCGCTCTTGCCCTGCTGCGAACACGAAACCGGAGAGGATTGCTCCGGAGAAGAAAGGCGCCACATGCTAAAACACCGCGGTTTTCCCGGGCGTTTGCCCAGCACCGATTTCCAATTCACCATCCGCCGCGCCAATAAGAAAGGCGCGACCAAGATCATCCGCCGCGAACGGTTCAAGGACCGTGCCGCCGGTGATCGCCGCGCGGATGAAGGCTTTCTGGCCGCTTTGTGGACCCATTTCGGCGAAGAGCCCTTTGAGCGGGGCAATCTGGACGCCGGTCGCCTGAGCTGGCTGTTCGGGCGTGAGGTGGTTGCCGCCGAAGACCCGTTCGATCCCGAATCCTACGACGCCCTTCTGAAAATCGACCGTCGCCGTGCCGAGGCGTCGTTCCCCGAGGTATTTGCCGATCCCGACGCGTTCGATTGGGACCAAGAAGACGAGGACGACTGGGACTGATGCGGATGCGGCTTGACAGAAATCGGCAAGGCTTTGCTGTTTTCCCTGCGAATGGGGTTGCAAGCCGCGCGTTTCGCGCGCAGGTTGATTTCTGTCGGCCCGCCTTCGGGTGCTCCGGCATTTCTCCCGCGAGGGAACTCCCTGTTGGAACTTGCCGGCTCCGGGCTGTCGCTATGCGCAGTGCCTTTACCGGGCCGGATCTTTCCGGGAATATGATCCCCGCCATGTTCACGCCTTCCGCAGTTGCGGACGTGCAGGATCGGCAAACGCTTGCCGAGGCAATGCGTTACGCGCGTTCTTGTGCAAGAATCCGCTTTTCTTCCCCGCTGGCTGTATTAGGTTCACAAAGGAACACTAATACTCACGGAGTAGAAATCTCATGCGTAAATCCGCACTTCTCATCGCGATTCTCGGTGCGACGGCCCTTGCTGGCTGCCAGAACTCTGGCAATGGTAACTTCCTCAGCACCGATGGCGGTCGCGCATTGGTTGGCGCGGGCGCAGGCGCGCTGGTTGCCGACGCAACTGACAACAACGTTCTTGCAGGTGCTGCGATTGGCGCAGGCGCAGGCGCGCTGTGCGACGATGCAGGTGTCTGCTCGCGTAGCTACTAAGATCTGCAAGGCAGGCGCTTTTTGCCTGCCCGAAGGTATGCCGATTGAAACGTCATCGGGGCGCTCTGCCTTGGTGGCGTTTTCTTTTCCGGACGTTAACATGAACATATTGGGGGGGAGGGCAAGCCGCGGCTAGAGCCTTCTGGCCCGCGGGCTTGCTTCCACCGGAAGTGGAGGAAAGCCGATGTTCAAGAAGATCCTGATTGCCAACCGTGGGGAAATCGCGTGCCGCGTCATGAAGACCGCACGCGAGATGGGTATCCAGACGGTGGCCGTCTATTCCGATGCCGATGCGCAGGCGCTGCATGTGCAGATGGCCGATGAGACGGTGCATATCGGGCCGCCGCCTGCCAACCAATCCTATATCGTGATCGACAAGATCATGGAGGCGATTGCCAAAACCGGTGCCGAAGCGGTGCATCCGGGCTATGGGTTCCTGTCGGAAAACGCGAAATTTGCCGAGGCGCTGGAGGCGGCAGGTGTGGCCTTTATCGGACCGCCCGTGAAAGCCATCGAGGCGATGGGGGACAAGATCACCTCGAAAAAGATCGCCCAAGAGGCCGGTGTGAACACCGTGCCCGGCTATATGGGGCTGATCGAGGATGCGGATGAGGCGGTCAAGATCTCGGAAGAGATCGGCTATCCGGTGATGATCAAGGCCTCTGCGGGCGGCGGCGGCAAAGGCATGCGGATTGCATGGAACGCCACTGAGGCGCGCGAAGGTTTCCAGTCGTCGAAAAACGAGGCGGCCAATTCCTTCGGGGATGACCGGATCTTCATCGAGAAATTCGTGACGCAGCCGCGCCATATCGAAATTCAGGTTCTGTGTGACGCCCATGGCAATGGCGTCTGGCTGAACGAGCGTGAATGCTCGATCCAGCGCCGGAACCAGAAGGTGATCGAAGAGGCCCCCTCGCCCTTCCTTGATGCGGCCACCCGTAAGGCGATGGGCGATCAGGCGGTCGCTCTGGCCAAGGCGGTGGGCTATACCAGCGCTGGCACGGTGGAATTTATTGTCGATGGCAACAAGAACTTCTACTTCCTCGAGATGAACACCCGTCTTCAGGTGGAGCATCCCGTGACCGAGATGATCACCGGCATCGATCTGGTCGAGCAGATGATCCGTATCGCCAATGGCGAGCCGCTGTCGATCACTCAGGACGATGTGAAGATCAACGGCTGGGCGATGGAAAGCCGTCTTTATGCCGAAGACCCCTATCGCAACTTCCTGCCCTCGATCGGTCGTCTGACCCGCTATCGTCCGCCGGTCGAAGGCCCGACCGCCTCCGGCGGTGTGGTGCGCAACGATACCGGCGTCTATGAGGGCGGCGAGATCTCCATGTTCTATGACCCGATGATCGCCAAGCTCTGCACATGGGGAGAGACCCGCGACGCGGCCATCGAGGAAATGCGCGTGGCGCTTGACCGTTTCGAGGTCGAGGGTATTGGCCATAACCTGCCGTTCTGTGCGGCTGTGATGGATCATGCGCGCTTTACCTCGGGCAATATCACAACGGCTTTCATCGCCGAGGAATATCCCGAAGGGTTCCACGGTGTGGAGCTCGGGCCGGAGATGCTCAAGCGTGTGGCAGCGGCTGTAGCGGCAATGGAGCGGGTGGCCGAAATCCGGCGCACGCGCATTTCCGGCACGCTGGGCAATCACGAGCGGCTGGTGGGCGATGACTGGGTTGTGAGCCTGCAGGGCACGACCTATCCGGTGAAAATCTCGGCGGATAAGGCGGGCGCGGATGTCAGCTTCTCCGATGGCACGATGCATCGCGTCAGCTCGGACTGGACACCGGGCGACCAGCTTGCGGAACTGCTGATCGATGGTGCGCCGCTGGTGCTGAAGGTCGGCAAGATCTCGATGGGCTATCGCATCCGCCTGCGTGGTGCGGATCTGAAAGTGCTGGTGCAAACACCGCGCCAACACGAGCTGCATCTGCTGATGCCCGAGAAGCTGCCGCCGGATACCTCGAAATTCCTGCTCTGCCCGATGCCGGGTCTGGTGGTGAAAATCAACGTGGCCGAAGGCGACGAGGTGCAGGAAGGGCAGGCGCTGGCCACTGTCGAGGCGATGAAGATGGAGAACATTCTGCGGGCAGAGCGTCGCGGCGTTGTGAAATCCATCAATGCCGAGGCCGGGGCGTCGCTGAAGGTGGACGACATCATCATGGAGTTCGAATGACCCCATGACGGGCCGCGCCGATCATAACTTGGCAAATGTGCGGGGCGCTTTGCCCTGCACGGTTGCGCCGCGACGGAGTTCCTCGCGGCGCAGCGGCATCTTGTCGATCGAGCGGATGATTTCACGCCCGCTCCAGGGCAGCGGTTTGCGCAGCGCCACCGTGCCGTCCTTGGCAATGATCACCAGCGAAAATCCCGATGGGCGCAGCTTGCGGCGGATGGCGCTTGGCGTGGCGGGGTCGGTATCGGTGATCACCACCACGTCACGGGCGGCCAGTTCGGGCCAGCGTTCTTCCAGTGCGGCCATCTGGTCCGCGAAGGACGGATCGGCCGGGCTTTCGGCAAAAACCACGATCGGGCGTTTTTTCCAGACGAAATCATTCAAATTCGCTGTATCTGCGGGCAAAGGCGCGAAGCTTTCGGCGGGTTCAGTCGCTGGAACAGGGGGGTCGCCCTGCGGTTGTGTATGCCCTGCCGAGGCCCAGCAACCGACCGATATCGCAAATAAAAATGCGGCTCCGATGGGGGAGAGGATTGTTGCTTTTGATGGAACAGTTTGTTCGCGCGCCCCTGCGCTCCCCGAGTTTTGGGTAAAATACAATTCAATTCCTCCTGTTAAGCAGTTTTCCAGAGATCGCGGCGCATATTCGACGCTGAGGCAGGTCCTCGCGTGGAGTCATGGCATCATGCCAGACGCGCTTTCCGGAAAGAGCTTTCTCTTGGACGTTATACTACATTTGGGGGTGCACCGCACCGCCACGACATCGTTTCAGAACTGGATGCTGGCGAATTCCGAGATATTGTCGCGTCAGGGCATCGCTTTCTGGGGGCCGGAGCGCACGCGTGCGGGGTTGTTTGCGGGGCTGATCAAGCGCGCCGATCTGGTTTCGGCGCAGGATATCCTTTCGGCACGACGCTCTGCGACACGTATCCGGATGGAAATCGATCTGTTGGAAGATCAGGGCTTCCACACCCTGATTATCAGCGAAGAAAATCTGATCGGTTCTATTCCACATTGTCTTCAGCACGGAATTCTCTACCCTGATGCGCGGGGCAGGTTGGAACGGGTCGCAATGGTGCTGGGGCCGCATCTGACGGGCGTGGCGATGGGGATCCGGCGCTATGACGCGTGGTGGGCATCGATGCTGGCGGTTGAACGGGCGCGGGGCGGCGAAATGGTCAACCCGCAGCGGTTGCGGATGCTGGCGCAAAGCGGTCGTGGCTGGCCTTGTGTGATCGAGGCCGTCGAACAGGCCTTCGGGAAGCGTCCGCATGTCTGGACCCACGAGGCTATGGCCGGTCGGCACGAGGTTCTGCTGCGGCGTCTGGCACCGCGCGCGGCGCTGTATCCGGGCCAGACGGTGCCGGTTGCGCGTTTCAACGCCGCCGCTGCCGTGCAGGGGCAGCTTGGTCGCGGTTATATGCCTTTTAGCGTTGCTCAACGTGGTCAGATGACTGCGCGCTATCAAAACGAGCTGGAACGGCTGCGCCAAGGGCACCGGGATCTGGCAATCATGGAAACGGGAGGGGCTGCGCCGGGAGGATATTCGGCCATCCCTCTCACGGAGGAAGGATGGGTCGATGACCAGCAACACCGAGGCCGACAAGCAAGCGGCATGGGCTGAGCTTGCCACGAAAGAACTGCGTGGCAAGCCGTTAGACAGCCTGACCTGGGAGACATTGGAAGGGATCAAGGTCAAGCCGCTTTACACGGCGGAAGACACGGCAGGGCTGGACCATCTTGGCTCCATGCCGGGGATCGCGCCCTATACCCGTGGTCCGAAGGCGACCATGTATGCGGGCCGTCCGTGGACGATCCGCCAATATGCGGGTTTCTCGACAGCCGAGGAATCGAACGCGTTTTACCGTCGCGCTCTGGCTGCAGGCCAGCAGGGGATTTCGGTGGCCTTCGATCTTGCGACCCACCGTGGCTATGACAGCGACCACCCCCGCGTTGTGGGCGATGTCGGTAAGGCGGGCGTGGCCATCGATTCGGTCGAGGATATGAAGATCCTCTTTGACGGCATTCCGCTGGATAAGGTCTCCGTCTCGATGACCATGAACGGCGCGGTGATCCCGATTCTGGCGAATTTCATCGTGGTGGGGGAAGAGCAGGGCCATGACCGCGCCGTGCTGTCGGGCACCATCCAGAACGATATTCTCAAAGAATTCATGGTGCGGAACACCTATATCTATCCGCCCGAACCCTCGATGCGGATCATCGCGGATATCATCGAATATACCGCCAACGAGATGCCGAAATTCAACTCGATCTCGATCTCCGGCTATCACATGCAGGAAGCGGGCGCGAACCTCGTGCAGGAGCTGGCTTACACGCTGGCGGACGGGCGCGAATATGTGCGCACCGCGATTGCCGCCGGTATGGATGTGGATAAATTCGCCGGACGTCTGTCGTTCTTCTTCGCTATCGGCATGAATTTCTTCATGGAGGCCGCCAAACTGCGCGCCGCCCGTACGCTCTGGTCGCGGATCATGGCCGAATTCGAGCCGAAGAACCCCAAATCCAGCATGCTGCGCACCCACTGCCAGACCTCGGGCGTGTCCTTGCAGGAGCAAGACCCCTATAACAACGTCATCCGCACCGCCTATGAGGCGATGGCGGCGGCTTTGGGTGGCACGCAGTCGCTGCACACCAACGCGCTGGACGAGGCGATTGCCCTGCCCACCGATTTCTCGGCACGGATTGCACGTAATACCCAGCTGATCTTGCAGGAAGAAACCGGCATCACCAATGTCGTCGACCCGCTGGCGGGCAGCTATTATGTCGAAAGCCTGACCGCGAACCTGATCGAGGAAGCGTGGAAGCTGATCGAAGAGGTCGAGGAAATGGGCGGCATGACCAAGGCCGTGGCCTCCGGCATGCCCAAGCTGCGGATCGAGGAAACCGCCGCCCGTCGTCAGGCGCTGATCGACCGTGGGGAAGACGTGATTGTCGGGGTCAATAAATACCGCCTCGCCGAGGAAGAGCCGATCGACATTCTCGATATCGACAACGTCAAGGTGCGCCTGTCGCAAATCGCACGGCTTGAGAAAATGCGGGCCGAGCGTGATGAGGACGCCTGTCAGGCTGCGCTGGCCGAATTGGGCCGCCGCGCGAAAGAGGGCGGAAACCTGCTGGAAGCTGCCGTTGAAGCGGCGCGCGCGCGGGCCTCGGTAGGGGAGATCTCGATGGCGATGGAGAAGGAATTCGGGCGTCACCGCGCCGAGGTGAAGACTTTGGCAGGGGTCTATGGCTCGGCCTATGAGGGCGATGAGGGCTTTGCCCAGATCCAGCGCGATGTCGAGGCCTTTGCCGAAGCGGAAGGCCGTCGCCCGCGTATGCTGGTGGTCAAGATGGGGCAGGACGGCCATGACCGTGGTGCCAAGGTGATCGCGACCGCCTTTGCCGATATCGGTTTCGATGTCGATGTGGGGCCGCTGTTCCAGACGCCGGACGAGGCGGCGCAGGATGCGGTGGATAACGACGTCCATGTGGTGGGCATCTCGTCGCAGGCGGCAGGGCACAAGACCCTTGCGCCGCAGTTGATCGAGGCGCTGAAAGCCAAAGGGGCAGAGGATATCATCGTGATCTGCGGCGGCGTGATCCCGCATCAGGATTATGACTTCCTGAAAAAGGCCGGTGTGAAGGCTATTTTTGGTCCGGGCACCAATATCCCGACGGCCGCGAAAGAGATCCTGCAGATCCTCGAAGCGCAGCGCGACTAACGAAAAAGGGCCGCTTCTGCGGCCCTTAACATGCCCGCCATTGGTCGCCGTCTTGCCCGTAATCACGGGCAAGTGCCGCGATCAGCGCCATGTCGGTCGGGTCAAGTGGGCCTGTGTGCAAGGGGCGGAACCGCAGCCGGAAGGCCGACAGAACATGCTCGTGATCCGGCGAGGTATAGCCGAAAAGCTGCGCGAGGATCAGAAACTGCGCTTTGTCCGGTGCCCGTGGCAGCAGCGGGGCCTGCGGCAGGACAGCCAGTCCCTGACGTGCAAGCCGGGCCCAGTCGAAGCGCGGACCGGGGTCGAATTTACGCGCCGGGGCCATGT
The sequence above is drawn from the Thioclava sp. GXIMD4216 genome and encodes:
- the scpA gene encoding methylmalonyl-CoA mutase; the protein is MTSNTEADKQAAWAELATKELRGKPLDSLTWETLEGIKVKPLYTAEDTAGLDHLGSMPGIAPYTRGPKATMYAGRPWTIRQYAGFSTAEESNAFYRRALAAGQQGISVAFDLATHRGYDSDHPRVVGDVGKAGVAIDSVEDMKILFDGIPLDKVSVSMTMNGAVIPILANFIVVGEEQGHDRAVLSGTIQNDILKEFMVRNTYIYPPEPSMRIIADIIEYTANEMPKFNSISISGYHMQEAGANLVQELAYTLADGREYVRTAIAAGMDVDKFAGRLSFFFAIGMNFFMEAAKLRAARTLWSRIMAEFEPKNPKSSMLRTHCQTSGVSLQEQDPYNNVIRTAYEAMAAALGGTQSLHTNALDEAIALPTDFSARIARNTQLILQEETGITNVVDPLAGSYYVESLTANLIEEAWKLIEEVEEMGGMTKAVASGMPKLRIEETAARRQALIDRGEDVIVGVNKYRLAEEEPIDILDIDNVKVRLSQIARLEKMRAERDEDACQAALAELGRRAKEGGNLLEAAVEAARARASVGEISMAMEKEFGRHRAEVKTLAGVYGSAYEGDEGFAQIQRDVEAFAEAEGRRPRMLVVKMGQDGHDRGAKVIATAFADIGFDVDVGPLFQTPDEAAQDAVDNDVHVVGISSQAAGHKTLAPQLIEALKAKGAEDIIVICGGVIPHQDYDFLKKAGVKAIFGPGTNIPTAAKEILQILEAQRD
- a CDS encoding acetyl/propionyl/methylcrotonyl-CoA carboxylase subunit alpha; this translates as MFKKILIANRGEIACRVMKTAREMGIQTVAVYSDADAQALHVQMADETVHIGPPPANQSYIVIDKIMEAIAKTGAEAVHPGYGFLSENAKFAEALEAAGVAFIGPPVKAIEAMGDKITSKKIAQEAGVNTVPGYMGLIEDADEAVKISEEIGYPVMIKASAGGGGKGMRIAWNATEAREGFQSSKNEAANSFGDDRIFIEKFVTQPRHIEIQVLCDAHGNGVWLNERECSIQRRNQKVIEEAPSPFLDAATRKAMGDQAVALAKAVGYTSAGTVEFIVDGNKNFYFLEMNTRLQVEHPVTEMITGIDLVEQMIRIANGEPLSITQDDVKINGWAMESRLYAEDPYRNFLPSIGRLTRYRPPVEGPTASGGVVRNDTGVYEGGEISMFYDPMIAKLCTWGETRDAAIEEMRVALDRFEVEGIGHNLPFCAAVMDHARFTSGNITTAFIAEEYPEGFHGVELGPEMLKRVAAAVAAMERVAEIRRTRISGTLGNHERLVGDDWVVSLQGTTYPVKISADKAGADVSFSDGTMHRVSSDWTPGDQLAELLIDGAPLVLKVGKISMGYRIRLRGADLKVLVQTPRQHELHLLMPEKLPPDTSKFLLCPMPGLVVKINVAEGDEVQEGQALATVEAMKMENILRAERRGVVKSINAEAGASLKVDDIIMEFE
- a CDS encoding DUF6497 family protein translates to MMRFRCGGLVAVCLGMLCVGPVALADGGATRGVVVAVPSGAHVEWLQSQTDASGPDGLTLRHFFLAPDLAREDPDVALTDMQALCEQFALPHLSSVGPQPQQIVISLSDRPVAFGDSDPEATQLFAGYAISPPHCVEEMF
- a CDS encoding DUF4174 domain-containing protein; the encoded protein is MNDFVWKKRPIVVFAESPADPSFADQMAALEERWPELAARDVVVITDTDPATPSAIRRKLRPSGFSLVIIAKDGTVALRKPLPWSGREIIRSIDKMPLRREELRRGATVQGKAPRTFAKL